A window of Phaseolus vulgaris cultivar G19833 chromosome 4, P. vulgaris v2.0, whole genome shotgun sequence genomic DNA:
ctggctgacagaagggaagtacatcagGAAGTTTGTGTAATCGCCAACCGTTgagttggcgttctccgatctttAGTATGAATAACCGGCGGTCACTAGGCTTATGTCATAGTCGTCGTATGTGAGTTTTAGGCGATcaagtggttagagaccgcctaaaggggcacatcgccgaaagatcaagaaggcttgcttaaggctttcaaggggtgaagagtagaagtgacgctcaagtggagagggatccagatggtgacacgtgtacagttggatgtgagccacgtgtccagaggtgtaaccgtcaggagagagaaacgctcaggtatataaggaactcttaacagattttgAGGTACGTTTTccagaacacttgagtacgctgagagaatatttgcacggttccttgagttgagattttctctcttagtatttggtgatttcgtcactgacttgagcgtcggagcgcgatcggccacagcggcgccactctgtctttttcaggttctcgcGAGGATTCGAGGCGTGAGGAGCAGAGGCTaacgtggtgcaaagccgatccagaaggagaaacctttgacgtggcaagactcttgcgctCAGGTCAACCGACAGGATCACATTTCATGAAATATTTAGGAAGATATTAAGTTCTTCTATACCCAAACAATATCTTATGACAAGACAACTTAAATATGAGTTCAAACCCATCACTAATAGAAGTTCATCCCCTTACCTGATATTAGATGAACATTCAAGCCCAACTCAATCAATGTGCTATTTTCAATTCAAGTAAATACATTAGGGTTTagaaaaataagataatttGTAGTTGAGAAAGttgagaaaaataatttgtggaaaaatatattacatGATTATACcctttttctataaatatttttagttgagAGAAATAAGacggaaaaaataaaataaatttctctATAAACTAAATTAGTTCATGCATAAGATAATTTGTGCAAGTTCTCttcaacaaatttttatttttatataaactaaGTTTAGCTTATAAAAACACTTGCTTCATTTTTTTCTCCTATAACTATTTTAGAAGTTAAAATTAACTTgtgaataaattaattttttcatataattatttataaaattacattttaatttgtgcTTAAACTATATTAGCTTATAGAAAAACTCATTccgattttttttctctcctagAATTTGTGGGGAAAAAATTCCGCAAGTAAAATTATGGATGTGTACACTAGCAATGtgtttgaattttttagtaAAGAAAAGGAGGTATATTATCTTTTGTGAAAAAGAGGTTCGAATAGAAAGAGAAGTATAATTAAggataatttagaaaaaaaaagagtgaatGCATAAGTAAGAAAGTGGAGTGTAAATAGTAACTCtcataaattgaaatttatctTATGAACAAGACTAGCATGGGTCTGGAAATTATAGCCCAAAATCGTTTGGCCTTCGGACTAATCATAGATCCAGTTACAGGTACTTAAAATTTTAGTAggataaattttgaattattaaatataattaaaatgagcgtgtagaaattaatttatttataagtttTACGCTAAAATATTCTTTAGTACGTAAAAGGACATAACATAAATTATATTGTTCTCGTATTAGAATTgacattttgttttaataatatatattatcatttgatatttttttattagatgcgaaactttaaatttagttaaataaataacaCCAAAAATAGTAATAGTAGTTCATCTAAAGGAACACTGAGTAATTTATCAAGATTTATCACCTTTGTTGAATCAGATAGTTCAGTTCATTGGGcctactaataaaaaatataaattgaattGAAAATATGGTTTATAATGGGTTGGGCTTGTCGGttgtcttaatttttaaatgatttattattttttaaaaaagtcttaatttcatttttaattcttgaaataataatttttcaaaacctctcaaatttgaaaagaaaaacaattttagtCTCCCAAATTTACTGTTTACAAACTAACCaagttatgaaaaaaaatattatagttcCTCACTTTTCGTACTTAAGaactaaaaatgtatttttttagtgtgagtaactaaaataatttaataaaattgaaaatgaaaaactagaattagttcaaattttattaaaaaatataattaagtctattaacaaatttattaatGGGCCAATAAAAGTAGTAACCCAATGAGATGGCCCACTTGACTCATGACAATAATGGATTTGGAATTTTCATTGAATGTGCTACTCCCACATGTTAAACTAACAATTAGGCCTTAAAtggagaatatatatatatatatatatatatatatatatatatatataacttaaatGGAATTTACCAAAATGAGAAAAACTTATAATGAGGGAAAAAGatagaaaaacaaagaatggaatatatgaagaagaaaatttaatttcttgcaTTTTGTATTATTTGTTAGATCATTGTCATACACATACCCTACCATCTGCTGCTACATTTCATCTCATTACTGTACATATACAGTCACTGCCTAGTTAGTAAGATGTCACCCTTATGTGCAGTCCATTAGGTGCTTGAACTCTAGGAAATTTCATTAGTTTATCCCCTCCCACTTCTTCCCACCTGCACtcaacattaaatattttacaacATGTCAGAAAACAGCTTAAAACCagttaaaaatttcaaaccagACAAATCAATGCTTAATGAtggataataataatttttctagATGTATGTGAGACATTTAGAGAATCCAAATCAGTCAAATGCAGTTAGTGTAAATAATAGTTCTTTTCAAACTTTTACCAATTCTTTGTGCCAACCAAATATTTAACTGAATAAAGTagcattaaggaactttatatactattattatacaatCACAGTTTGCAAAgtatacactttttttatagTAACTATCATGATTGATTAATAATGTAAACTGATCTTGGTGGACTATCATGAGGTTTGATTGATCAagaatgtaaatttttttatactgAAAGTCTGTAGAAAATAAATTCAACTTAGTGTTAGTCACCTGTATCTGGTTACAAAGTAGTGTAAGAAAGTGGAAATTTCTGTTATTCCCAATTCTTTTCCTGGACAAAGTCTGGTGCCTCCTCCAAATATCAAGAAGTAGTTTTTTGATTCTAGACTCTTATCCTGCAATTGGCAATTGAAGCTTATTGTTATCAAGGGTGATGATCATAtactaattttgaattttatgtgAAAAGCTATAGATAGTAACAGTCACAGTGTATGTAGTGTGATTAGTATCTCATATAGACCAAGAAAAACTTGtgacattaaaaaaacaaaaggaaaaagGTTGTTTTGTTAGACTAACCAGCCATCTCCATGGATTGAAAGTCAGAGGATCAGGATACAGAAAAGGGTCATAGTTGATCTCTCTTGTATACACATATATTCTCCATCCTTTGGGAATCAAATAGCCTGAAAACAACAATGTGGATTAGTAACACACTTAATTGCAACAAGAAGGTGCTGCTCACATTTATGGTGAATAGTGGAATacttgtgtgctggtgcaaaaCTCGTTAAGGACACCCTACCCTTTCATTCATTCTTACTTTTTTTATCCTTTCCTTTTGCTAACCCATTTAATTTAATGCTAAAAGGCAAAGGAAAGTTGGGAGGAAATGTACCTCCTTATCTGGAAAACATGTTTTTATAGTGGAATTGTCTTTGTGTGGTTGTTGAATTGATGGCCAAATTATAAGGTGTGTGTGTGCATTATTACCATCTCAgataattttttcttgaaagttacaattttacatattttatattcatattGAATCATTGATGTTGTGGAAGTGACCAAAAGAAGAAGCTCTTAAAGTCAAAAAACAGCTTCTTGAGCCCAAAAATACAACAAAAAGCTATAGCACCTAATGAAACCCACCGTTTAGTTCCATGTCTTGAGTGGTTTTCCTTAGGACCCCATTAACTATTGTGGCCAATCTAGAGGTCTCAAAAATCACCTGCAAAAATGTACAAAAGCTTGATCAAATCTTCTTAGCaatcatttgaaaaacaactacttttttttctctctcacgTGTATCTTTTTCTTATTGGTAATTCGGTTCAAAACACTATCAGACACTAACTGTGGTTACCTAGAAAAACAACCACATAATGTGACAGAAATGGCACACAGTTCTTACCGCACGAGTAAAACTCATTGACTTGAGGTCATTCCAGTCAATTGCCTCATCTGGCTTTTTCCTCTCTCTTATGGCCAAATGCTCTTTCTGAAACAAATATTCCACACATGATATAGTCAGCACAGAAACATAAGAAATCACAAGTGTGACTATTTATGATACTTAAGGACAAATAGAGTTTTTCACTCACTCTCagttcttcaagagctttggGATGGTCATAGAGGTACTTCACTGCCATCATTGATGTAGTTGAAACAGTTTCATAACCAGAATATATCACTGTTATCACCAGATCAATGATTTCTTCATCACTTAGTTTGTATCTATTTTCCTCTCTTGCCATCAAGCAACCAAGCATGTCATGGTAGGTTTCATTGGATGCTCTTCTTTCCTCTAGTAGCTTACTCAGAACGTTGACCATAGTCTTCCTTGCCTGCAAGAAGCATTGGATTAAATAAGCCTATGTCAAAGTGTTGTtaagatgaagagaaaactgAAAACAGATTAAGTGTCATAAAAGATCAATGATCACACCTGGAATCCTTGGTGGTAATTTGTCCCAGGAAGGTTAATAGGGAGAGAAATGGTTCCTAGAACAAGCTTAAAGAACTCTGTCATGAATGAGTCAGATAATGAGACAGATTCTTTGCCAGCAATCTGCTTGAGAGATGAGAGGAAGGCCATCTGTTTCAAATGTTTGAGAATTTGGAAGAAAGTTATGTTAGGAAGTTGAAGTGTGATGTgtaagttttgttttgtttttttctttcccTTTTGTTCATGAATTTGATATTGATGAATTAGTAACACAAACCTCCTTGGTTTTCTCTTGAATGTTGATAACTTTGTTATCCCAGTTGCTAAGGTGGGCTCTCATGAACTCATCAATTTTTGGTAAAATCTGATCTCTGATCAAGGTGGGGCTAATGATGGAAAGAAGTGCTCCTCTCATGTACTTGTGGGTGGAGCCATGAACAGCTGCAATGTTACATTTGCCTAAGATATCTAACATGGATTGAGGGTATCCAGGAACAAGACCTTTTGCCTCATTCATTAGGATGTATCTATTAAGCTCTGGATCCATGGACACAATGGTAGGACAACCAAGTATGTGGGATTTGAAAAAACTGCCATACCTGCCATTTTGACAAAAGgtaaaataaaagttaacaaTCATTACTAATGAGGTAAAAGTACATGCATGAACAGTGCTTACCTCACACCCGGTTTAACTAATTTAAGAAACCACCcttaagtaagaaaaaaaaagatttgtCATGATGATGTGTGCAAGCCATAAATTATTCTTTAGGGACAGAAAAGTACCATTAAACCAGAATCTATTAGCTCATTCCCCTTGATCTCCATTTCCAATTCCCTTCTTTCTCCACCCCCAAACACAACTTTTCATTCATTTTATCCTCAATAATCTCTTGAATCAACATGCTAGGCCTAGTACCTACCCCCAACAAATTAAACACAACAAGAGTGGCATGCAAGGGGTGGAGTTAAAAGCTAAACACCCTTCAAAACATGGAACTTTTGAAAGAACATGAAACTAACAACAGAAGCAAAGGCTGTAAAGTGTTGCCAAAGCAACTTTTTTTTCCCACTTATGCAAGTGAACATGATGAAGACTCCGTGCACACATACTCATACAACTATAAATATGAGGAAAAGCATGTGATGATGCAGTTAGTTACTGTAGTTAGTTACCTTGCTCTCTGGTTTTTCATGAAGTTTGGACCCTGCTTGAGAAACTCAGTTGTCTCCCCAAAAACTGGCCAACCCATTGTGCCAGGAGGCAAACCTTTCTTCCTGTACCTTACTTCATTCCACCTCAAGAGAGCAGAGCAAAAACAGAGCACCAGCACTACACCTACAATTGCCATGAACACAGCCATTGATGCTCCCACTCTAAACCCAAAAGAGACTTCAAAAAGAAGGTACAATCTCTTCTGTTGTAGTCACCCAAAGAGTGCACATAAACACACATATTTATAGGCCCTTCACCTTGTGCTACCATTTCATATAAGAATAAGAATTAAccataaagacaaaaaaaaccCGCACTCCACAAGGTTGTAGCATCTCTTATTCCAACAATAACCACACCacataaattttcaaaactaaatAACATATGCACTTTTTAGACTAAACTATCGTGTAATCTTATCATAaactatataatatttattaaaaaaaaagactaCTTTTTTTTacagtataatttttttaccaagttttaacatcaaatttgaatcaagaaattacataaaaaaaaaaagtggggATGCCTTTTATGAGGATTTTAGGGAGGTGAGCAACTTAAATACAACAGACATATGCAGTCTTCAATGATTCATGGATAAAATATTTACACCCCATTTAGTCCTTCGAGATTTTAAGCTGGAAATGTCTGTTTGTGAcctttataattgattatagtTAAATGAGTTCAGTCCTTTGGTATTAAGGGTAGAGTTTATGAAGGAAAGTAGGGAATTTTAAGGAACAtgtaatttaaattcaaatatatcaGTATCTACCCATCTGACAGATGATAAGTTTGCTAACTATTTGCTTAAATTATAGTATAGAAATGTGTTAAAAAGAGTATTTTGAGAAGTTAATCTATGAGCAAGAAATAGTGTGATACAGTGTAAAAAGAAtggaataaaaaagaaaatgtgtAGTTTATCTTGAAGGTAGAAGAAGGGGAAAAAGTGGAAATAGTTTATAGAAAAGGCACATGCATAGCACCTCATTGGACCTAAAGGAAAAGGTGGTCATAGCCAGCCCCAGTTCCTCACATGTCTGTCAATAAGATCTGGTCATGGAAATACATAATCCCACTACAAGACACTTTCTCCTTGTGTTACCATGTGAATATGTGCTGAGAGAAGACCAAAGGGGGTTTCTTTACCTTCCAACTCCTAAATACTAACTGCCACTTTCAATCctaaaaatttagaataaaatttgtTTCATACTTTTTAATAAGGAAAGAATTATAGTCTCAATTTCTAAATGATGTAGAATTATAATGAGATTATAGGATATACGGAacgattttataatattttttgaaatataatattatatttgtttctGTCGGTTGACCAAATTGTGCTTCGTGCGTAGCTAAGACTCGCGTATCAAGGTCCCCTTCATCTTTGCTCCAAATCCCCACCTTTAGCcgctgtgagtacctgaaaagaagtgaacaaaggggcgccctcgcggccgtttgcactcctacgatcaagtcagttagcgagaaacatcaaagaacacacctccgtatcggagcaccgtgaatggatgctctgaaggtggttgAATGACTGAGTAACTAATTTCTCTCTGAttgcctgtgcgtacagtgggtccgcgaacaagcaactagagtgtgtgtaAACTGAGTCTGGATCTCGTCTCAAACATCTAAAGCCCCTTTTTAAACgtctaaagcatttaaagcgtcttaaagcgtaTTTAAGGTGTTTAAAAACATTCAACGCGTTTAAAACGTTCAaagcgtttaaagtgctttaaagcgtttaaaacgttcaaagcgtttaaagtgctttaaagcgtttaaagtgctttaaagcgtttaaaacgtaaactgaataaaaacgtaccttagcaaactttcagggaAACGTGTACACCCTGATGATTCAGTACTTACTGCCATGTGTTCTGCTGACTTGATCGCTATTTCTACGTGGAGGGACttacagcgccgtaacccaacttaggaacattccatcgtgtaagtcctcctttctcgaagtgcatctggcgcaaggggtaaCTTTCTGGGTTCTAACttatgcgccccaacctctagtcacttgccctggaagtgtatctaccttcctctcgtactacgcacatggttcgcccctgggcgtggccctctcatgggtcatATCTATCTCAGGGGTCTCCCAGAGGTggcatgggtacttcacgagtcaggttaccccctactggtactaaactatggccttggagccacctgTCTCTTACTGCTCTGAGGTACTGAGGCCCCTCggggtgtcgccccctccacggtctttcctacccgtgggtatcggggggtggcaccgtcgatgccttaacctggcgacgcctcaagcgGTCAACCCGTTGACTTTCCTCCCTGGCCTCCTTGACGGGACGAcacaatattataataaaatattaaggaGATAAAACCAGTGAAAATATTATTGTTCAAAAACCAACCCTTCTATTAGTTTTATATATCTcatttagaaaaagaagaaaaacaaggagaaaagaagaaaatgatatattttattaatcaagAATTGTTATTCACTTCCATTATGGAGTGTTATAAGCTATATTTATATAGcacataaaaagataaaaaaaaaaatacaaataactGATACTCATAGAGCGTTACAACTGAGAGCAGTTATAACTGATAAAACAGTTATATCTGATAAAGTAGTTACAACTGAAAATCTAACATTATATGAtatcatttttatcatttaatagTGCCTCACAAGATGAAGCATGTAAATCTTTCATGTTCAGCTTGGATAAGTTGTCACGAAATAACTGATGATGCAAAGGTTTGGTCAACATATCAGCCACTtgattaaagaaagaaattggAATTAAATGAATGAGACATTCTTGAAGTTTAGTccgaatgaaatgacaatcaatttcaatgtgtttcGTCCTCTCATGAAACGTGAGATTCTTTGTTATGCATACAACAGATTTATTGTCACAATAGACAACAAAAGATTCAAAAATATTAGTATGCAAATCATGACACAAATATTGTAACCACTAAAGTTTACAAACAAGTGAAGCTAGTGCTCTATATTCTGCCTCTGAAAAAGATATGGATATTGTAGACTACTTTTTAGAGTTCCCTAAAATTAAAGAGTTTCCCATAAACACACAATAACCAGTGATAGACCTTCTAGAATCAATGCAGGTTGCCCAATCTTAATCAGAAAAAGCTTTGATAACAATTTGATTATTACTAGAAAATAATAGACCAAGACCAGAACATCCTTTTAAATATCGCAATACATGAAGAACTGTCATAAGGTTTTCATGGATTTGAAATAAACTGACTCAGTATATGAACTGCTAAACTGATATCAGGCCTAGTGTGAGTAAGGTATAAAAAATGCCCAATCAATCTTCTATATTCACTTGGATTCAAAAGTAATGAACCTTCACTTTCAGAGAGAGGATAAGATGGTTCCATGGGAGAAGAGGCGGGTTTGCAAGCCAATAAACCACTATCGGAAAGAAtatctaaacaatatttttgtTGATTGAGAACAATACCAGAAGGTGAACGACTTATCTCAAATCCCAAGAAATAGCATAGAGTACCAAAGTCTTTGATACTAAATGAGTTATGAAGATGAGTTTTAACACGTTGGATTTCCTAAAGATTATTGCCAACCAAcataatgtcatcaacatatatcaACAAAGCGGTGAAAGAATGATTGTCTGTgtgaataaataaagaatgattaGTTAAACTTTGAACATAaccaagttgtattacagtttgagttagttttgagtTTCATTGTCGACTCACTTGCTTTAGTCCATATAAAGATTTTCTAAGTTTACAAGCTTGCGTGGGATGAGAAAGAGTAAGATCTGCGGGAGGAGTCATGTAAATTTCTTCATCAAGATCGCCATGAAGAAAAGCATTATTCACATCTAGTTGATGAAGAATTCAACCCTTTGCACTTGCTAAAGACAAAATAAATCGAATAGTAGTAATTTTAACTACCGAAAAGAAAGTCTCAAAATACTCAATACCTTCGGTTTGAGTATATCCTTTGGTAACCAAACGAGCTTTGTACCTATCATTGGTGTCGTTTGGTTTATGCTTGGCTTTGAAAACCCATTTACACCCAATAAGACGCTTTCCAGGAGGCAAATCCATCATAAACCATGTTTCATTAGACTCAAGAGCATCAAGTTCACATTGCATAGCTTCTTTCCAACAATCATGTTGTATCTCCTCTTTAAATGATTTAGGTTCTTGGATAGAAGAAATATTATGACAAAAAGAAGAATGAAGAATATGTTGGAGAACAATTATGATAAGAGAGATActtttaaatatgatatttagTACCTGAAGAATGAttgaaaacatattttgaaGAGAATAAAGTAGTGTGATAGTCCTTCAAATATCTAGGTGGTTGTTTGAGACGAGTAGAAACTCAAACATATGAAGTTTTTGGATCAGAATGTTGGTGTTGCAAGACATCAATATCAATTAAATGTAATGGTGTAGAAGAATCAGTAGCAGGAAGACTAGAtggtaatacaacttcaggaaCTGAAGGAACAATACCATTAACACATGTAGGCACAACAATATCATGATCAGAAACATAAGGAAGCAAATGCTTAAACATATCATGTGTGTCCAAATTGTTATCTATGTTGTCCTTATAAAAAGgaaattttcataaaaattaaCATCTCATgtcacaaaaatatttttctaattcaTATCAAAAAGAGTAAAAACTTTTTACCCCATCTTTGTAACCGAGAAAAACACATTTTCTGACTCTAAAACTAAGGTTTGTTCTTTGAATACTGATAGAACaattataattgataaaacaattaTATCTGATAAAGAGTTAcaattaaaaatctaaaatattatatgagaTCATTTTTATCATCTAATATCTTCTTCCATTTTCAACCTCTGTGATATACTATTTCCAACATAACCATTCCACTATTTGCATTCACTCTTGCCAGAAGTGAATTTTTAAACAACATAGATAAATCCAAATCATATCCATGCAACAACTTTTATTCCCTTTTTCATGCATTTTTCtatacttttcattttcttacAATACACCAATGAggattaaattatttaaaacctTAATTCATGGCCACCAAAAAAATGTagatttttaagattttttatataaattattaaattattagcgtgtttttattaaaattcttcatctatataatttaatcaatatatatatatagttaaattGCACACTATTACATTCAAATAAACATGGTGTTTATACAAAACATTTTACTAGTAAATTAATATGAAGTTAGTTTCTCATGATTTATGAGGTTTATGAGGTGGtagtttctttaattttttagcgTGTTTTACAAATATATTGTAGTTGTGTTGGTATATTCTATTTAAAATCGATTTTTTTTCCATATAAGTAAAACCGTTTTAATTTGTGAAATTAGAGTAAttgtttacaaaattataaagtttaatttacattttttaggagatattttatataaaaaattatatggtTGTGcgtattaaaagataaatttagaaaatactattgctaatataaatttttacaacaaaaaaagataaaaataataatttattatgatattttatatatgtattCACCTCATTTATTATAATAGTCTAATTTTACACCTCTATTAGCTTTATCGACTAATATTTATTAGAGAACCAGTTACCACTTTTAGTGAAATTTACTTTCTCAATCACATATTATCCATGTATCATACTCTAACTTTAACACGCTATTTGGTTATGGGGTTCTACTGTAGTTAAAGACGAATGAGAGGGTGTTACCTCCGTTTGGTTCAGTGCACACTTGAAGGTAAGAGAGCGGGAGGAGAGAAAGTGGAGGGGCAGTGGTCCTATCAACAATGAAGAGAAAATAGAGATATCTAAGGAGAAAGCCACGTCACAGACCAAAAAAATACCATGCTACCCTTGTTTTTGTTCACTTTTTTTAAAGTGAATTTATCTTACAGTGAACTTTGTAGCGTGCCTAATCGATTAGTACTGAAAAATAACACAACacttaattaattatgttattgaaaatagtttataatcgattatgtattgttttttgggagtataatcgattatttggtgtgtgtgtgtaaaTATGAGTTTTATCGATTATGTTGtagcataattgattatatttgatttttaacTGAATGCATAGTCGATTATGCTTTTAAAACCTTTGGATAATTTATTAGGTTGTATTTTTAAGGCAGAGGGTAATCaattaagttcatttttttttccagatttttgaatttgtgttttgaatgatttttgttttctttttttaatcaaatctaTATTGTTTTCAGGCACAACTTCTTCTTTCTTCcagttgtgttgtgttgtgaatTTGTGTTTCGCgtgatttttgttttctttttttaatcaaatctaTATTGTTTTCAGGTACAACTTCTTCTTTCTTCCAGCTatgttgtgttcttgtttacaaataatataagtatatttaaattttagaccCTAaatcataaaccctaaaccctaaatcaatACTTGATAGTGCTAATATATCTTATGgacacttttatatttttaaaattaataatgtcTAATTAAACTAAACTTGTAACCACATGTGTATGTCCACCTTGATAGTAACAATACTTAAGATTTCTCTCACATTATCATTCTCATCATTATTCTCTTAATTATTCATTCATattgtataattattttattacaacttaaaatatatatatttattattttttgtaataatttcatacattattcaatttaaattcatcacaatttatattatttgtatATCACTCCCCTTTTCAATAACTCAAATCACTTCTTTAATAAACCtttcaaatatataaaacaaaaaaaattagctCAAAAGAAGAATATGGCTTGAGAAAAATCCACT
This region includes:
- the LOC137837022 gene encoding cytochrome P450 85A-like, with the protein product MAVFMAIVGVVLVLCFCSALLRWNEVRYRKKGLPPGTMGWPVFGETTEFLKQGPNFMKNQRARYGSFFKSHILGCPTIVSMDPELNRYILMNEAKGLVPGYPQSMLDILGKCNIAAVHGSTHKYMRGALLSIISPTLIRDQILPKIDEFMRAHLSNWDNKVINIQEKTKEMAFLSSLKQIAGKESVSLSDSFMTEFFKLVLGTISLPINLPGTNYHQGFQARKTMVNVLSKLLEERRASNETYHDMLGCLMAREENRYKLSDEEIIDLVITVIYSGYETVSTTSMMAVKYLYDHPKALEELRKEHLAIRERKKPDEAIDWNDLKSMSFTRAVIFETSRLATIVNGVLRKTTQDMELNGYLIPKGWRIYVYTREINYDPFLYPDPLTFNPWRWLDKSLESKNYFLIFGGGTRLCPGKELGITEISTFLHYFVTRYRWEEVGGDKLMKFPRVQAPNGLHIRVTSY